From one Streptomyces sp. R41 genomic stretch:
- a CDS encoding PRC-barrel domain containing protein: MIKAADIRAWCTHDVVDPKGHKIGVVEAVYGGTTTDEPARGHRTDRAPDSHRRLVFVPLDDALPGPGYVKISYARSLVRRALSIGTDDILAAEQEEAIFQHYGMTYSAGRERRTELARR; encoded by the coding sequence ATGATCAAGGCAGCCGACATCCGCGCGTGGTGCACCCATGACGTCGTCGACCCGAAGGGGCACAAGATCGGCGTGGTCGAAGCGGTCTACGGGGGCACCACCACCGACGAACCAGCCCGCGGTCACCGTACGGACCGGGCTCCCGACTCTCACCGGCGCCTGGTCTTCGTGCCCCTCGACGACGCACTCCCGGGGCCGGGTTACGTGAAGATCTCCTACGCCAGGAGCCTGGTGAGGAGGGCTCTTTCGATCGGCACGGACGACATCCTGGCCGCCGAGCAGGAGGAAGCGATCTTCCAGCACTACGGCATGACGTACTCAGCCGGGCGCGAACGGCGAACAGAACTCGCACGCCGCTGA
- a CDS encoding GAF and ANTAR domain-containing protein, with amino-acid sequence MKEQLMARTFVELADSLVADFDLMDFLRLLTDRCVDLLDASAAGVLLADRDGVLRVMAASDERVRLLELFQLQNHEGPCLDCFHTGIAVSVHDLRDEAARWPLFTAQAQRSGFTAVQALPMRLRDEVVGALNLFHTTPAPISPATTPFAQALADVATISLLQQRTTERSTLLNDQLQTALTSRVLIEQAKGKLAERRHTDMEQAFTALRAYARSHNRRLSDVARAFIDETEFLPDLSSRTS; translated from the coding sequence ATGAAGGAACAGCTGATGGCCCGGACGTTTGTCGAGCTGGCGGACAGTCTCGTCGCCGACTTCGACCTCATGGACTTCCTGCGCCTGCTCACCGACCGCTGCGTCGACCTGCTCGACGCGAGCGCGGCGGGCGTCCTGCTCGCCGACCGTGACGGCGTGCTGCGCGTCATGGCCGCCTCCGACGAACGGGTGCGCCTCCTAGAACTCTTCCAGCTCCAGAACCACGAAGGCCCCTGCCTGGACTGCTTCCACACCGGAATCGCGGTCTCCGTCCATGACCTGCGCGACGAGGCCGCCCGCTGGCCCCTGTTCACCGCCCAGGCCCAGCGCAGCGGCTTCACCGCCGTACAGGCGCTGCCCATGCGGCTGCGCGACGAGGTCGTCGGCGCCCTCAACCTCTTCCACACCACCCCGGCGCCCATCAGTCCGGCAACCACGCCCTTCGCCCAGGCCCTCGCCGACGTCGCCACCATCAGCCTGCTACAACAACGCACCACCGAGCGCAGCACGCTCCTCAACGACCAGTTGCAGACAGCCCTCACCAGCCGCGTCCTGATCGAACAGGCAAAGGGAAAACTCGCCGAACGCCGCCACACGGACATGGAACAGGCCTTCACCGCCCTCAGGGCCTACGCCCGCTCCCACAACCGCCGCCTCTCGGACGTCGCCCGCGCCTTCATCGACGAAACCGAGTTCCTCCCCGACCTCAGCTCCCGAACTTCCTGA
- a CDS encoding hydrophobic protein, producing MILWMLLLLLILVVFGFGFTMQALWWVAAVLLVVWLAGFAMRGRGGGRRRYSRR from the coding sequence ATGATCCTGTGGATGCTTCTCCTTCTGCTGATCCTGGTGGTGTTCGGGTTCGGCTTCACCATGCAGGCCCTTTGGTGGGTGGCCGCCGTACTCCTGGTCGTCTGGCTCGCCGGCTTCGCGATGCGCGGGCGCGGCGGGGGCAGGCGCCGGTACAGCCGCAGGTAG
- a CDS encoding MerR family transcriptional regulator translates to MTADDSFGRLDDDDYPAYTMGRAAEMLGTTPNFLRAIGEARLITPLRSEGGHRRYSRYQLRIAARARELVDQGTPIEAACRIVILEDQLEEAQRINAEHRRAAESRNPPATA, encoded by the coding sequence ATGACAGCAGACGATTCCTTCGGCCGTCTCGACGACGACGATTACCCCGCCTATACCATGGGTCGAGCTGCCGAGATGCTCGGCACCACCCCCAACTTCCTCCGCGCCATCGGTGAGGCCCGGCTGATCACCCCGCTCCGCTCGGAGGGTGGCCACCGCCGCTACTCCCGTTACCAGCTGCGCATCGCGGCCCGCGCTCGGGAACTCGTCGACCAAGGCACCCCCATCGAGGCTGCCTGCCGCATCGTCATCCTCGAAGACCAGCTCGAAGAAGCTCAGCGCATCAACGCCGAACACCGCCGCGCCGCCGAATCGCGCAACCCCCCGGCCACGGCGTGA
- a CDS encoding transposase — translation MTPPTARTWARRGHTPVIRVRGRSQRRFSVAALACYKQGEHSRLIYRPKRHLDHKRGGRRSFTWTDYRDLLIAAHRQLGAPIVLVWDNLNVHKDRRLREFIDTHDWITCYFLPAYAPDLNPVEGIWSLLRRSSQTNTAFTDPDHLISTLRHGLRQIQYRSKRIDGCLAETGLTLTTSQRQRQ, via the coding sequence ATGACGCCGCCCACCGCACGGACCTGGGCCCGACGCGGCCACACACCCGTCATCCGGGTCCGGGGACGCTCCCAGCGCCGCTTCTCCGTTGCCGCGCTCGCCTGCTACAAGCAGGGCGAACACTCACGGCTGATCTACCGGCCCAAACGGCATCTCGATCACAAACGCGGTGGCAGACGCAGTTTCACCTGGACCGACTATCGCGACCTGCTCATCGCCGCCCACCGGCAACTCGGCGCACCGATCGTGCTGGTGTGGGACAACCTCAACGTCCACAAAGACCGCCGATTACGGGAGTTCATCGACACCCACGACTGGATCACCTGCTACTTTCTGCCGGCCTACGCACCCGACCTCAACCCCGTCGAGGGCATCTGGTCCCTGCTGCGGCGCAGCAGCCAGACCAACACCGCCTTCACCGACCCCGACCACCTCATCAGCACGCTTCGGCACGGTCTCCGCCAGATTCAGTACCGCAGCAAGCGCATCGACGGATGCCTCGCCGAAACCGGCCTCACCTTGACGACATCACAGCGACAACGTCAGTAA
- a CDS encoding cold-shock protein, with protein sequence MATGTVKWFNAEKGFGFIAQDGGGPDVFAHYSAINSSGFRELHEGQIVTFDVTQGQKGPQAENINPA encoded by the coding sequence ATGGCTACGGGAACCGTGAAGTGGTTCAACGCGGAGAAGGGCTTCGGCTTCATCGCCCAGGACGGGGGCGGCCCCGATGTCTTCGCGCACTACTCCGCGATCAACTCCTCGGGCTTTCGTGAGCTCCACGAGGGCCAGATCGTGACGTTCGACGTCACCCAGGGCCAGAAGGGCCCGCAGGCCGAGAACATCAACCCGGCCTGA
- a CDS encoding SPFH domain-containing protein yields the protein MGVLITVLVLLAAVGLVLLALSLRSVQQYEMGVVFRFGRLLPDIRGPGLRVIRPIGDRMQKVSVQTEVLGIPPQGSITADNVTLTVDAVVYFRVIDPVKALVNVRNYPSAVSQIAQTSLRAVIGRADLDTLLSDRDHINAELKKVMDAPTEEPWGLRIERVEIKDIALPESMMRSMSKQAEAERERRARVIAADGEFQASQRLSDAAATMADTPGALQLRLLQTVVDVSAEKNSTLVMPFPVEMLRFFEHQSRETDGESARRSSARPALPELPELITPAPPTARAVSLSGERVGSGGERIGSRAAVARERRDNWPAQADSESDASRAHG from the coding sequence ATGGGTGTTCTGATCACTGTGCTGGTTCTGTTGGCTGCGGTCGGGCTGGTCCTGCTCGCCCTGAGCCTGCGCAGCGTCCAGCAGTACGAGATGGGCGTGGTGTTCCGCTTCGGGCGGCTGCTGCCGGACATCCGCGGGCCCGGCCTGCGCGTCATCCGGCCGATCGGGGACCGGATGCAGAAGGTGTCCGTCCAGACCGAGGTCCTCGGCATCCCGCCGCAGGGATCCATCACCGCCGACAACGTGACGCTCACCGTGGACGCGGTCGTCTACTTCCGGGTCATCGACCCGGTCAAGGCCCTGGTGAACGTCCGCAACTACCCCAGCGCCGTCTCCCAGATCGCCCAGACCTCGCTGCGCGCGGTCATCGGCAGGGCGGATCTGGACACGCTTCTCTCCGACCGCGACCACATCAACGCGGAGCTCAAGAAGGTGATGGACGCTCCCACCGAGGAACCCTGGGGACTGCGCATCGAACGCGTGGAGATCAAGGACATCGCCCTTCCGGAGTCGATGATGCGCTCCATGTCCAAGCAGGCCGAGGCCGAACGTGAGCGCCGGGCCCGGGTCATCGCCGCCGACGGTGAGTTCCAGGCGTCCCAGCGGCTGAGCGACGCCGCGGCGACCATGGCCGACACCCCCGGAGCACTCCAACTGCGCCTGCTGCAGACCGTGGTGGACGTCTCCGCCGAGAAGAACAGCACCCTGGTCATGCCGTTCCCGGTGGAGATGCTCCGCTTCTTCGAGCACCAGAGCCGGGAAACCGACGGCGAGTCCGCGCGCCGGAGCAGCGCGCGCCCCGCGCTCCCCGAACTCCCGGAACTGATCACCCCTGCCCCGCCCACCGCGCGCGCCGTCTCGCTGAGCGGAGAACGGGTCGGCTCCGGCGGTGAACGCATCGGCAGCCGTGCGGCAGTGGCGCGGGAACGGCGGGACAACTGGCCGGCACAGGCGGACTCCGAATCCGACGCGTCACGTGCCCACGGCTGA
- a CDS encoding SCO5918 family protein has product MRCVIARFPFELTKSGVLESMKGIKPEPVTAESVIIGRRHYPVKQVGQVITRQDRRDFSAAEVLRAMTQLGFTCRTLPTAATLGILSSLQHASAMLGTPATV; this is encoded by the coding sequence ATGCGCTGCGTCATCGCCCGCTTCCCATTCGAGCTCACCAAGAGCGGCGTGCTGGAATCGATGAAGGGCATCAAGCCCGAACCGGTCACCGCCGAATCCGTGATCATCGGCCGCCGCCACTACCCCGTCAAGCAAGTCGGCCAGGTCATCACCCGCCAGGACCGCCGTGACTTCAGCGCCGCCGAAGTCCTGCGGGCCATGACTCAGCTCGGCTTCACCTGCCGCACCCTCCCCACGGCCGCGACTCTGGGCATCCTCAGCTCGCTCCAGCACGCCTCCGCGATGCTCGGCACCCCCGCCACGGTCTGA
- a CDS encoding ANTAR domain-containing protein, translating to MIPGSRSARIQALVAEQAALRGARVGVLDVCTAAVAALPVGGAGMSAMSRGRASHPLCSTDSVSQQLEELQLTLGEGPCVDAHVLGSTVLCPDLLAGELQRHWTVFADAALEAGARAVFAFPLRIGTVSPGVLDLYSSGSVELDADEVADAMAFADTATLLLLDARVSETGVLSDTGRAGPSTSGADRPDTAPFDDLGGYRAEIDQATGILMVQLGIGFEEAFIRLRAHAYARETRISVVAADVVAHRLRLPPDTTPDIQPLDARPTDAQPPDARPPDEEP from the coding sequence ATGATTCCCGGCAGCCGGTCGGCGCGGATCCAGGCTCTCGTGGCCGAGCAGGCGGCCCTGCGCGGCGCCCGGGTCGGCGTCCTCGACGTGTGCACGGCGGCAGTGGCGGCACTGCCGGTCGGCGGGGCTGGGATGTCCGCGATGTCCCGCGGGCGGGCGAGTCATCCGCTGTGCAGCACCGACTCCGTCAGTCAGCAGCTGGAAGAACTCCAGCTCACACTGGGCGAGGGACCGTGCGTGGACGCCCATGTCCTCGGCTCGACGGTCCTCTGCCCCGACCTGTTGGCCGGTGAACTCCAGCGGCATTGGACGGTGTTCGCCGACGCGGCCCTGGAAGCCGGAGCCAGAGCGGTCTTCGCCTTCCCCCTGCGGATCGGGACCGTCAGTCCCGGCGTACTCGACCTGTACTCCAGCGGCTCGGTCGAGCTGGACGCGGACGAGGTGGCCGACGCGATGGCCTTCGCCGACACCGCCACGTTGCTTCTGCTCGATGCCCGGGTCAGTGAGACAGGTGTCCTGTCCGACACCGGCAGGGCCGGCCCGAGCACGTCCGGTGCCGACCGGCCGGACACCGCGCCCTTCGACGACCTGGGCGGCTACCGCGCCGAGATCGACCAGGCCACCGGCATCCTCATGGTCCAGCTCGGCATCGGCTTCGAGGAAGCCTTCATCCGGCTGCGCGCCCACGCGTACGCCCGGGAGACACGGATCTCGGTGGTCGCCGCCGACGTGGTCGCTCATCGGCTCCGCCTCCCCCCGGACACGACTCCCGACATCCAACCGCTGGACGCACGCCCCACCGACGCACAACCGCCCGATGCGCGACCGCCCGACGAGGAGCCCTGA
- a CDS encoding transposase, with the protein MRYPQGGGLTPERQAFRERIRLEAAERFAVGASTAEVAKELRVSVRSVQRWRRAWHDAGAEGLRSAGPVSLPKLSEKLFAVLEQELAKGPVAHGWPDQTWTLARIKTLIGRRFHKSMTLSAIARMLHRHGFSHQVPARRAIERDEEAVAGWVKETWPQVEGPWRRSTPGCASKTKPGSR; encoded by the coding sequence GTGAGATATCCGCAGGGTGGTGGGCTGACGCCTGAACGGCAGGCGTTTCGCGAGCGGATCCGGCTGGAGGCCGCGGAGCGCTTCGCAGTCGGTGCCTCCACCGCCGAGGTCGCCAAGGAATTACGGGTGAGTGTGCGCTCGGTGCAGCGCTGGCGCCGGGCCTGGCACGACGCCGGCGCGGAGGGGCTGCGGTCTGCCGGACCGGTATCGCTGCCCAAGCTGAGCGAGAAGCTGTTCGCCGTGCTCGAGCAGGAGCTGGCCAAAGGGCCGGTCGCCCATGGCTGGCCGGACCAGACGTGGACGCTGGCGCGGATCAAGACGCTGATCGGGCGCCGGTTCCACAAAAGCATGACGCTGTCGGCGATCGCGCGGATGCTGCACCGGCACGGCTTCAGTCACCAGGTCCCAGCCCGCCGAGCCATCGAGCGCGACGAGGAGGCCGTGGCGGGCTGGGTGAAGGAGACCTGGCCGCAGGTGGAAGGGCCGTGGCGGCGCTCGACGCCTGGCTGTGCTTCGAAGACGAAGCCGGGTTCTCGATGA
- a CDS encoding PRC-barrel domain-containing protein, protein MIHAADVREWRDRDVVDAQSHKIGVLEAVYVDTATDEPAMATVRTGLPTRHRLVFVPLADAIAGPDYLRVGYAKALVRQAPSIGTDDVLPAEQEEAIFKHYGLAYRPGAAGERQLARR, encoded by the coding sequence ATGATTCACGCAGCTGATGTCCGAGAGTGGCGTGACCGCGACGTCGTGGACGCGCAGTCGCACAAGATCGGTGTCCTCGAGGCGGTGTATGTGGACACCGCCACAGATGAGCCGGCCATGGCCACGGTTCGCACCGGGCTGCCCACGCGGCACCGGCTGGTCTTCGTCCCCTTGGCGGACGCGATAGCCGGGCCGGACTATCTCAGGGTCGGCTATGCCAAAGCACTGGTGAGGCAGGCTCCTTCGATCGGCACCGACGACGTGCTGCCGGCCGAGCAGGAGGAAGCGATCTTCAAGCACTACGGACTTGCCTACCGGCCCGGTGCGGCCGGCGAACGGCAACTGGCGCGCCGCTGA
- a CDS encoding MerR family transcriptional regulator produces MTADDTFGRLDDDDYPAYTMGRAAEMLGTTQGFLRAIGEARLITPLRSAGGHRRYSRYQLRIAARARELVDRGTPIEAACRIVILEDQLEEAKRIDAEYRRAAESTNPTAAS; encoded by the coding sequence ATGACAGCAGACGACACCTTCGGCCGTCTCGATGACGACGACTATCCCGCCTACACCATGGGCCGGGCCGCCGAGATGCTCGGCACCACCCAGGGCTTCCTCCGCGCCATCGGCGAAGCCCGCCTGATCACCCCGCTTCGCTCCGCGGGCGGGCACCGCCGCTACTCCCGCTACCAACTGCGCATCGCCGCCCGGGCCCGGGAGCTCGTCGACCGCGGGACCCCGATCGAGGCCGCCTGCCGGATCGTCATCCTCGAAGACCAGCTTGAGGAAGCCAAGCGCATCGACGCCGAATACCGCCGCGCCGCCGAATCGACGAATCCCACAGCCGCGTCCTGA
- a CDS encoding ANTAR domain-containing protein gives MHQVTTPREEQWLLTAVTSTRDAALAVEILELRAEIEQLGKALASRAVIDQARGMVMALAPCSSERAWDLLVDVSQHCNVKLRDVAAALVATTKDEALPEQLRRELRRGLRRLHAADRR, from the coding sequence ATGCACCAGGTGACCACGCCCCGCGAAGAACAGTGGCTGTTGACGGCTGTCACTTCGACGAGGGACGCGGCGTTGGCCGTCGAGATCCTCGAACTGCGGGCCGAAATTGAGCAGTTGGGAAAGGCGCTGGCAAGTCGTGCGGTGATCGACCAGGCGCGCGGCATGGTGATGGCCCTGGCGCCGTGTTCCAGTGAGCGGGCCTGGGACCTGCTGGTGGACGTGTCGCAGCACTGCAATGTCAAGCTCCGGGACGTGGCCGCTGCTCTGGTCGCCACGACGAAGGACGAGGCGCTCCCGGAACAGCTACGGCGGGAGCTGCGCCGGGGGCTGCGGCGCCTTCACGCGGCGGACCGGCGGTGA
- a CDS encoding ANTAR domain-containing protein has protein sequence MHRTAMLPKDWWGLRAEASVEEDPVGQDVVALRAEIDQLRRALAARAVVDQACGMVMILAPCRRGPAKNLLVDISRQCKTELPDVAAALVATWEGEPLSRLMRRGLRRALRRLYAEDRGCDSPAEDDLSGRGRS, from the coding sequence GTGCATCGCACAGCCATGCTTCCGAAGGACTGGTGGGGACTGAGGGCCGAGGCCTCGGTGGAGGAGGACCCGGTGGGGCAGGATGTCGTGGCGCTGCGCGCCGAGATCGATCAGCTGCGGCGGGCGCTGGCCGCCCGTGCGGTCGTCGACCAGGCCTGCGGCATGGTGATGATCCTGGCCCCCTGCCGCCGCGGGCCGGCCAAGAACCTGCTGGTGGACATCTCGCGGCAGTGCAAGACCGAACTTCCGGACGTGGCCGCGGCTCTGGTGGCCACCTGGGAGGGCGAGCCGCTCTCGCGCCTGATGCGGCGGGGGTTGCGGCGTGCGTTGCGGCGGCTCTACGCGGAAGACCGAGGGTGCGACTCACCAGCGGAGGACGATCTGTCCGGAAGGGGAAGGTCATGA
- a CDS encoding transposase, translating into MRDRLDELWCDEDFADWYPRDGRPGLSPAQLATVCVLQFLLGLSDRQAAEAVRCRMDFKYAMALELDDPGFHHSVLADFRNRLAEGDRADRLLDLALARLKEAGLVRERTTQRTDSTHVLAAVRDLTRLELVTEAVRAVLEEVARTASHLLTGLVDEDWGRRYGRPVRLGKNPTRPKTRILTAGDDACRLLEHLHRHEPGYRPGPQVEALFGFHEVFHALTVAAFTAHYTAISLATY; encoded by the coding sequence GTGAGAGACCGGCTGGACGAGCTGTGGTGCGACGAGGACTTCGCCGACTGGTACCCGCGTGATGGGCGTCCGGGTCTGTCGCCCGCCCAGCTGGCGACTGTCTGCGTGCTGCAGTTCCTGCTCGGCCTGTCGGACCGGCAGGCAGCGGAAGCGGTCCGCTGCCGCATGGACTTCAAGTACGCCATGGCCCTGGAACTGGACGATCCCGGCTTCCATCACAGCGTGCTGGCCGACTTCCGCAACCGTCTCGCCGAAGGCGACCGCGCCGACCGCCTCCTCGACCTCGCGCTGGCCCGCCTCAAGGAGGCCGGGCTGGTGCGCGAGCGCACCACGCAGCGCACCGACTCCACCCACGTCCTGGCCGCAGTGCGCGACCTGACCCGGCTGGAACTGGTCACCGAGGCCGTCCGTGCCGTGCTGGAAGAAGTGGCCCGCACCGCTTCGCACCTCTTGACCGGCCTGGTCGACGAGGACTGGGGACGCCGCTACGGCCGGCCGGTCCGTCTGGGCAAGAACCCCACCCGGCCCAAGACCAGGATCCTCACCGCCGGTGACGACGCCTGCCGACTGCTGGAGCATCTTCACCGGCACGAACCGGGTTACCGGCCCGGCCCACAGGTCGAGGCGCTTTTCGGCTTCCACGAGGTCTTCCACGCGCTGACCGTGGCGGCCTTCACCGCGCACTACACCGCCATCTCCCTGGCCACCTACTGA
- a CDS encoding DUF5994 family protein, whose translation MTATVSYTPILEHRPSSPSLRMSPALTGSAPAPLDGSWWPRSRDLGAELPSLTAVLDPQTTPVSAVWLMAAASDPLRTSTTGRLMEEAARLRTVSETDWAVQAVWDAEGGHEARDPFARPRIPAVTAPVLGITPVALAIPNPARGM comes from the coding sequence ATGACTGCGACCGTTTCGTACACGCCGATTCTCGAACACCGGCCCTCCTCGCCATCTCTCCGCATGTCGCCGGCCCTCACCGGTTCGGCACCGGCTCCGCTGGATGGCTCCTGGTGGCCCCGCTCCCGGGATCTGGGGGCGGAACTTCCCTCATTGACTGCCGTGCTCGATCCGCAGACGACTCCCGTCTCGGCGGTCTGGCTGATGGCCGCCGCGAGCGACCCACTGCGCACGTCGACCACGGGCCGGCTGATGGAGGAGGCGGCGCGTCTGCGCACCGTGTCGGAGACCGACTGGGCCGTGCAGGCCGTCTGGGACGCCGAAGGAGGCCATGAGGCCCGTGATCCGTTCGCACGTCCGCGGATACCGGCAGTCACTGCTCCGGTACTCGGCATCACACCGGTCGCTCTTGCGATACCGAATCCGGCACGGGGGATGTGA
- a CDS encoding three-helix bundle dimerization domain-containing protein, whose amino-acid sequence MGANTAETALPDTLQKLTDHLTASYADLLTAAVVRDVVQDCYQPLSNARIANYVPILVEHNSRTKLRQLVRRPDPTVPLREESDGTRGHSATTALRRIRIALTRSA is encoded by the coding sequence ATGGGCGCGAACACGGCCGAGACCGCGTTACCCGACACCCTTCAGAAGCTCACAGACCATCTGACGGCCTCCTACGCCGACCTGCTGACGGCCGCAGTCGTGCGGGATGTCGTGCAGGACTGCTACCAGCCGCTCAGCAACGCTCGTATCGCCAACTACGTGCCGATCCTCGTCGAGCACAACAGCCGTACCAAGCTACGACAACTCGTCCGACGCCCCGATCCCACGGTTCCCCTTCGCGAGGAGTCCGACGGGACACGAGGCCACTCCGCCACCACGGCCCTGCGAAGGATTCGCATCGCCCTGACCCGCTCGGCCTAG
- a CDS encoding STAS domain-containing protein produces MVSAGTATPLIPAEAPRAPGRRPVVADIPEDCETVVVSGGLTLATVPGLRARLLGACHSPGRQLTLYLSGVTSCDTLGLGLLVATARKVHLSGGGLRLAAPSRAVAEALSDSGLIRLLRVLPDAGTAVGIAAAEAPAPGLRTAAQTHGRPVDDSPPWSFALTRRLPGTGRGSAVGT; encoded by the coding sequence ATGGTGTCTGCAGGTACCGCAACTCCCCTCATCCCCGCAGAAGCTCCCCGAGCTCCGGGCCGGCGGCCTGTGGTCGCTGATATACCGGAGGACTGCGAGACGGTCGTCGTCAGCGGCGGTCTCACTCTCGCCACCGTTCCGGGACTGCGCGCGCGTCTTCTGGGCGCATGTCACAGCCCCGGAAGGCAGTTGACCCTCTACCTGTCGGGCGTCACCTCCTGCGACACCCTGGGCCTCGGGCTGCTCGTCGCCACGGCACGCAAGGTCCACCTCTCCGGCGGTGGCCTGCGCCTTGCCGCCCCGAGCCGCGCCGTCGCCGAGGCGCTGAGCGACAGCGGGCTGATCCGGCTCCTCCGGGTCCTTCCCGATGCCGGCACGGCCGTCGGAATCGCGGCGGCCGAGGCGCCCGCCCCGGGGCTCCGGACAGCGGCCCAGACACACGGACGACCGGTGGACGACTCGCCGCCATGGAGCTTCGCGCTCACCCGACGACTGCCCGGGACCGGGCGGGGATCAGCCGTGGGCACGTGA
- a CDS encoding restriction endonuclease has product MLATAAAAGVGLCVAVGQWLLGNWWLFAVLAAIVGGAGGLWLTQWAVSARWERVHVRRLRYRLPQLDGLHHEDFEFAVRDLMHRDGCADAVQVGGAGDNGADVTATDPLGRRWVIQCKHRQDGASGSPVGTPDLHVLNGTGRQLHGGDVVVLVTNGRFTAGCAPLAKSQKLHLVDRGTLGEWAGGPRPLWELLQKLPPPGRRSALS; this is encoded by the coding sequence GTGCTCGCCACAGCGGCTGCCGCGGGCGTCGGGCTCTGCGTCGCCGTGGGCCAGTGGCTGCTGGGCAACTGGTGGCTGTTCGCCGTGCTCGCCGCCATCGTGGGCGGGGCCGGCGGTCTCTGGCTCACGCAGTGGGCGGTGAGTGCTCGCTGGGAGCGGGTGCACGTGCGGCGGCTGCGATACCGGCTCCCCCAGCTCGACGGGCTCCACCACGAGGACTTCGAGTTCGCGGTACGGGACCTGATGCATCGTGACGGCTGTGCGGACGCCGTACAGGTGGGCGGGGCCGGAGACAACGGCGCAGACGTCACAGCGACCGATCCGCTCGGCAGGCGCTGGGTGATTCAGTGCAAGCACCGGCAGGACGGGGCCTCGGGATCGCCGGTCGGCACCCCGGATCTGCATGTGCTCAACGGCACCGGCCGCCAGCTGCACGGCGGGGACGTGGTGGTTCTGGTGACGAACGGACGCTTCACCGCGGGGTGTGCGCCGCTCGCGAAGTCCCAGAAGCTGCATCTGGTCGACCGCGGAACGCTGGGCGAGTGGGCGGGAGGCCCACGACCGCTGTGGGAGCTGCTCCAGAAGCTGCCCCCACCGGGTAGGCGGTCGGCGTTGTCCTGA
- a CDS encoding CBS domain-containing protein, whose translation MTLVQMQPRPVIANPVHRTVAEVMDAAGPQVCDDMSVEVALSVMAAARTGRLVVCDQDGQCTGLVTQTELAAVRDSSAYTDRVRLRDILGEHGSFTSLVTTMAEAEHAMRSGRLGALPVVDEHGSALGILALSR comes from the coding sequence TTGACGCTGGTTCAGATGCAGCCCCGCCCGGTGATCGCCAACCCCGTGCACAGGACGGTGGCTGAGGTCATGGACGCGGCCGGACCGCAGGTCTGTGACGACATGAGCGTCGAGGTGGCGCTGTCCGTCATGGCCGCCGCCCGCACGGGCCGGCTGGTCGTCTGCGACCAGGACGGCCAGTGCACCGGTCTGGTCACCCAGACCGAACTCGCCGCCGTCCGCGACAGCTCCGCTTACACGGACCGTGTCCGCCTGCGCGACATCCTCGGCGAACACGGGTCGTTCACCTCACTCGTGACCACGATGGCCGAAGCCGAGCACGCGATGCGCTCCGGCCGGCTCGGTGCCCTGCCGGTGGTCGACGAGCATGGCAGCGCGCTGGGCATCCTCGCCCTCTCCCGCTGA
- a CDS encoding CsbD family protein has product MSVGQTIKHKTQALRGLVTERIGRTTRNRRLQRSGRTDQVSGNLKQSGDNAKDGFKL; this is encoded by the coding sequence ATGAGCGTCGGACAGACGATCAAGCACAAGACGCAGGCACTGAGAGGCCTGGTCACCGAACGCATCGGCCGGACCACCCGCAACAGGCGACTACAGCGGAGCGGTAGGACCGACCAGGTCTCCGGAAACCTGAAGCAGTCGGGCGACAACGCCAAGGACGGCTTCAAGCTGTGA